The DNA window TTCGTTCTCACGCACGATCACAACATCCATTACCGGATGCTTCGTACCCACAAACGGGTGATAACTCACGCACGGACGAACGTTCGCATACAGACCAAGTACTTTGCGGGCCGTCACATTCAGGCTCTTGTAGCCGCCGCCCTGCGGCGTCGTGATCGGCGCTTTCAAAAAGACTTTCGTGCGGCGCAGCGAATCCCAGGCGCCGGGTTCGATCCCGGTGTTGATTCCTTTGAGATAAAGCTGTTCGCCGATTTCGATCTCTTCGATATCGAGTTGTGCGCCTGCTGCGAGGATAATATCGAGCGTCGCTTGCATGATCTCCGGTCCGATACCGTCTCCGCGTGCGACCGTAATTGGGGTCTTGGCCATAATAGAATCGTATTCGTTATACGTTAGATGATAGAGATGCCTGCTTCACGTGCACGATGCGTTCCTGAGGGGCCGTGACCGCAGAGTCACGGAAGGTGCCTGACGTGATGTATCCAGACTTACAAAATTACGACGATTCCGCGACGCGGTCCGCACTTGCACGTCTGAGCCGGTCATTAATCGCACGACCAAGTCCGCGCTCAGGTACCAACTCGGCATAAATGACATCGACATCGAGTTGGTCGAGTTCTCGTAGTGCAGCGAAGACAGCCCGAGCGGCCTCTCGCAGGTCTGCTTTTTCTGAAAGAATACGTTGATTCTCCGGAGGAAGATAAGGAGATGTAGCCGAGAAACCCAAATACCCCGTCCGACTATCACAGTTGGTCGGTGGCGCGGCGATCACTACACTTTTATGCGGTGCGTAATGCGACGCAAGCATGCCCGGGCCAACCGGCAAACTATCGGAGCCCGGCCTCACGTCCAGTGTGCCGAGATATGGCTCGAGCTGCTCCAACGCAACCCCCCCTAATCTGAATACTGACGACCGTCCTTCTAACTCACCGACGATCGTCGACTCCACACCGACCCTGCATTCCCCTCCATCGAGAATGTAGTCCACCGTATCGGCCAGCTGATCGGCAACATGCTGCGCTGATGTCGGACTGATATATCCAAACGGGTTCGCGCTCGGCGCCGCAAGCGGGAACGGTAATTGTTCGAGCAATTCTAGCGTCAATGCGTGATTCGGCACCCGCACGCCGACGGTGTCCAACCCCGCAGTCACAATGTCTGGGATAATCTGGCGTTTCGGCAATACGACCGTGAGCGGACCGGGCCAGAAATGTTCGCTCAGCACCTGTGCCCAATCCGGCACAGACCGCACAACCGAAGCGAGGGTGTCCGCCGAAGCAATGTGCACGATGAGCGGATCGAATGTCGGGCGATTCTTCACCTCGAATATGCGAGCGACTGCAGCGGCATCGAAGGCGTTTGCGGCAAGTCCGTACACGGTTTCGGTCGGGATCGCCACGATCCCCCCCGAACGGAGTATGGCTGCAGCTTTTTGAACGTCTGTTCCGATAATGTTCATCGTTGCTACGAATATACCATTGGATCGAGCCCCCCACTATCTAATACGACGAGATTTCAAAATACCACCGACGGGGTGAGTATTTTTGTAATGAAATGAATGCTTTCAGCCGTACCCGCTTCCCCGAAGCCGTAAAGTACTATGCCCTCGGCCTCTGGAATGGGCTCGATGAAGATCACTGCTTCATTTTCGCCTCCGGCATCGCGTTCAATGTGCTGCTCTGTATCATTCCCCTCTCGCTCATCTTGTTTCAGGTCTTCTCCATCATCATTCAGAATGATGAGACCGCTAAGCAAGCGGTGATTCAATACATCCAGAAAAGCCTGCCGATCGAACAATACGGCACCGTACTCCAGGATTGGGTACAGACTCAGTTTTCCTATTTTTCAAATGCGTCACTCATTCCGGGCATTATTGCGATCGTGGTTCTCATTTGGCTTGCAAGCGCTTTGTTTTCGTCGTTGCGCTCGGCGGTGAATGGTATATTCCATATCAAGACGCGGCATAATATGGCCCTGTTGAAATTGAAGGATATCTGGATGATCTTTGTTGTATCGTTCTTTCTGTTAGTCACCGTCCTGATTAATCCGCTGATCGGAACCCTGCAAAAAATAAGCGACGACCTGCTGCCGCCAATTATCTCCGGCCTCGTTCACAATACAGTGGTCACGATCATCCCGATCGCATTGATGGTCGTGCTATTTCTCTATCTCTACAAAACATTGCCGCACCAACGCATTCCGTGGCGCGTGGCCGCACTTTCGACAGCGATCACGGTAGTATTGGTCGAACTGATGCGTTACGTCTTTATCTTCTATCTCGAACGCATCTCGAGCCTCGGCGCAGTCTACGGGACATATGCCTTTATCGCTGTCGTCGCGTTGTGGGCATATTACGTCGCATTGGTGTTTACGATCGGCGCGCTCTCGGGCAAACTTTATTATGCGCGGATCGCTGCAAAACACTGAGTCGACGCCTCCCCGGTACTTCATTCGTATATTCGTATTGGATTCTTGAAGCGAATTGACCTGCAGGTTTCCCCGCCTGCACCCAGCTGCCTCATATTGTGTGCCCCCGCCTCAATAGAGCAACATCCCCCCCAGGTCCCCGCCTGGTGAATGCATCAAGACCAAAACCCTAAACCAAACTGAATCATGTATTCCCTGGACGAACAATCGATCCGACCGCAGTCAACCAAATTTGGCAGTGGTTTCATGACCGACCAAGGGCGTCGTCCGGGTGTCGTATTTCACACATCGACCGACACGAAGTTATTGATATAATATAAGGTTGCTCGCATATCGTCCTCGCCTGCACTACGCAGATATATTCTGCAGTGGGTTTTTATTTTCTTGTTTTTTGTTGTATGGTCCCAAAAGTATATTATATTTGCCCCCATCGTGTAGCGTTATGTGCTATGCGGAAACACACGAAGACTTCATCTCTCTTCATCCGCGACAGCACGAACGGGATACTGTAACTTCATCGATCAACCCTAAACTCACTATGAAATCCAACTTTCGTGTGTGGAAGCGAGGCGTCATGGTGCTTGTCATTACGTCGGTAATCACAGCGCTTTGTGGACTTTCTTCAAACTCTCTTGCTCAGAATGCGGGCCGCGTGAATAACTATGGCCTGCTAACATTCTCCGGAGGCTTCACCGATGTCACCAGTAGCGGGACTCCCCTCTACCAGTATTGCGGTAGTTACTCATACGCCTTCGGCAGCAATGTCGGCTCTGTCAGCATGCCGTTCGCATTCAATTATGACAGTGTGAACTACGCCGCCGGATCGCCGCTCTATCTGCGTTGGGATGCGACTATGGGCTTCCAGCAGACATACAATTCGAATTACGGCGGTGGTATGACTAACGGCTCGATGCCGAACCAGATTATGATGTGGTCGCAGGCATACAACGGCTTCATTGGCTGCTATTCACCACGCTCAGGCGTGTACTACCAGACCGTCGGTACCGCGCCGAACCGTGTCTTTATCGTTGAATATGCCAACGTTGCCTTTTACTGCTACTATGGGTATAACTATGGCTACTATGTATCCGAAGAGGTGAAGTTCTACGAAACCTCGAACTACATCGACATACTATATTCACAGAACGGCAAGTATATGTACTATGCGTACAAAGGCAATATCGGTCTTACCGGCCGTACTTCGCCGAGCTACGTGTATAAAGCAGCACAATCAAGTAGTGATTTCAGCGGATTCCAAACATGGAGCACGCCGACGTCAAACTATCGCTTTAGCTGCCCGCAGGTTCGGTTTGACCGAAACATGTCGACTACCCCGAAAGTCGTGACCTTCTCGAACACGATGGTCGGCGACTCATTGACACAATACGTAACGGTTAGTCATGTGGGCACCGAACAGAACCTTACCGTCAGCAGTGCAACAACCGTCGGTTCGGCAGATTTTTCTGTCGTATCTATCCCCGGTCCCATTGCCCCGGGCGGATCCGATGTGATTGCTTTGCAGTTCAAACCCACAATCACCGGCAACCAGACGGCGACACTCACGATCGTATCGGACGGCCGAGACAGCGGAACGCAGTCGATCGTACTCAACGGGACAGGACTTGCCCCATTAATTACGGTGGATACGAACATTCTGTTCAAGAAGACACTCACAAAAATGGGACAATCCCAAATGCGACGTTTGATCATAAAGAATGTCGGCAGTGGTGTCATGTATTGGAATTCGTTTACCTTTACCGGCATCGATGCTGATCAATACAGCATCGCACAGTATCCGACAAATAATCCGATCGCAATCGGCGATATGGATAGCGTTTTTGTAGCCTACACCCCGACACGCGAGGGCCGTCATACGTCGACGATGTATATCAACACGAATGCGCTGAACAATCCGTCGGTGCCGATCCAGTTGATCGGGACGGGTATCCTGCCGCATATCGTGGTGACACCGAGTGTGATCCGGTTCGATTCGACCTACGAAGGCGATACGGCCCGTCAGTCGCTGACGGTGTACAACCCGGGCTCGGACACGCTGATCATCAAGCAGAACATGCTCGTGAGCAACGACGCCGATTTCGGTATCAACGTGCTCACCGGTACGGATGCGATCATCCCGCCGGATAAGAGCCGCACGATGACCGTCACGTTCGTCCCGAAGCAGATGGGTGCACGTCAGGGCCGCTACGTGCTCAAGACGAACATCATCCCGACGTTCGAACAACCGAGCCGCGATACGGCCGGCACCATCACGGTCGATTTCGCCGGGACGGGCGTCCCCTTCGGCGTGCTTGCGCAGAGCATCGGCGGTGCCACCCACGATACCACGATCAAAGGCACGCAGGTCTGCCGCATGGATACGCTCAGCAATAACGGCGATGCCGATATCATGCTCACCGGCTGGAACATCTCCGGCTCCAATGCTACCGACTTCACCGCGTCGGGCATCACCTTCCCCTATCTGTTGAAGGCTCGCTCGTCGGTCGTCGTGAACATCTGTGGTACGCCAAGCGACTTCGGTCTGCGCTCGGCAAAGCTCACCGTCAACGGCACCTCGAACAAGAAGGCCGTTGCGGTCAACGTGACCCTCAACGTCTACGGCTTGAAGGTCTGCGCCTCGGCCGACCCGTCGGGTCTCTTCAACGGTGCGTACGTCCTCGAGAATACCGACTCGAGCGAGTGTGTCACCGTGACCAACTGCGGCGAGCTCGCAGCGGTCTACACCGTGAAGCTCTCGAACAACGCCGATTACTCGGTGACCCCGAGCCAGTCGGCCTCGATCCCGGCAGGCGGCACGACCACCTTCTGCGTGAAGTTCCATCCGGCAGCCTACGGTGCATCGAACGCATCGCTGACCGTCTCGACGCCGAACGTCAACGACATCGTCGTCCCGATCACGGGTATCGGTGCCTGTGCGAACGTCAGTGCTCCGCAGCCGGCGATTGCATCGACCGGAAAGGACGGACACCAGCCGTTCTCCGTCACGATCACCAATGCGGGTAACTACACCTGGACCCCGGGGACCGAGACGATCACGCCGAACGACGGTGTGTTCGCCATCACCGGCTTCACGCCGGTCACCGGCAACAACGGACAGGTCGTCGTCAACGGCACGTTCAACCCAACCGAGATCAACAAGACCTACTCGGCGCAGGTCACCTTCCCGCAGGCCGCTCCGGCTTGCGCGTCGGCTCTGACGATAAACCTCTCGGCACAAAGCACCAGTGCTTCGGTACCGACGGTCGTCGAGCAGGCCGGCTTCAGCCTCGGACAGAACTATCCGAATCCGTTCGCTGCTTCGACGAGCTTCCGCTACACCACGCCGACCGAAGCACCGGTCTCGATCACGATCAGCGACCTTACCGGTCACCTCGTGAGCACGATCGCCAGTGGCCGTGTCAGCGCCGGGGAGCATCTCGTCAGCTTCGATGCTTCCGAGCTCGCTAGCGGGACATACGTCATCAGCCTCAAGAGCGGAAGTATCTCCCTCGCACGGCAGATCGTCGTCACCAAGTAATAAAGCATACTACACAGAGGTCCTAATTACACACACACGGATAGCCGGGACGTGTTGCTTCCGGGCAACACGTCCCGAATCCGCTTGATATCCCAGATTTCTTCTATGTAGAAATAACCACCCGCAATGCGGGTGGTTATTTTTTTTTGTTGAGGAAATTTTTTTTGTATTATATTTGTACCCACTGTGTAGTTTTGTGTGTGATTGGCGCAATTGGACCATCGCTCGTTCGTTGCGTCGGTACTATGAGACCCGGGACATAACTAAACCCCTGAAAGATACTGGCAGCGTACCCGGCATCAGTGTGTGTGTTTCAATTAACAACCTAAACCAACCAACTCTATATGAACACCAGGTATATTTACCTACCTCTTGTCATTGGATTGTTGTTACTTGCCTGTCTGGCTCCTACTGTCCAGACCGTGCATGCGCAACCTTCCCCGAACGGTTATGCGGCCCGAGTGAACAACTACGGCCTGGTGAGCTTCACCGGTGGTTACACCGAGATCTCGTCGACCGGTACACCGCTCTACCAGTACTGCGGTTCATACAGCTATTCGTACGGCAATAATGTCGGTTCGATCAGCATGCCGTTTGCATTCAATTATGACAGCGTGAACTACGCCGCCGGCTCACCGCTCTATGTTCGGTGGGACAATACGGTTGGTTTCTCGCAGAATTACAATGCCAACTACGATGGTACCGGTATCCAGACCGGCAGCTTCCCGAACCAGATCATGATCTGGAATCAGGCGTACATGGCATTTCAGGGATGCAGCTACCCGTACTCTGGTGTGTACTATCAAACCGTTGGTACGGCCCCGAACCGTTCACTCATTGTCGAGTACTATAATATCGCCTATTACGGATATTATGGATACTACTATGGATATACGGTTTCCGAAGAAGTAAAATTGTACGAAGCCAATAATAACATTGAGCTTCTGTACTCGTCGAATAATCGCTACATGTACTACTGCTACAAGGGGTCGATCGGCCTCTGCGGCAACTCGTCTCCGACATACGTGTATAATGCAGCACAGACCACGACGAGCTACAACTTCGGTACATGGTACACGCCGACAAACAATATCCGCTTTGTCTGCCCGTTGATCAATTACAACCGAAACATGTCTGCAACGCCGAAGGTCGTGAACTTCTCGAACACGATGGTTGGCACGCTGTCCACTGCGAACATCACGATCAAGCATGTTGGCACCGAGCAGAATCTCGCGATCCAATCGACCACACTAGCCGGTTCGGCAGACTTTTCGATCCTCTCCGCACCGACTTCCCTGTCGCCAGGGCAAAGCGGGACGCTTACCGTTCAATTCAAGCCGACGATCTTCGGCAGCCAGACCGCGACGCTCACGATCGTATCCAACGGTCGAGACAGTGGAACGCAGTCGATCGTGCTCAACGGTACCGGCCTCGCTCCGCTTATTGTCGTGGATACGAATATCCTCTTCAAGAAGACGCTAACCAAGATGGGCCAAGGCTCCACCAAGCGCCTACTCATTAGCAATACGGGTACCGGCGCTATGATATGGAATTCGTTTACCTTCACCGGCATCGATGCTGATCAATACAGCATCGCACAGTACCCGACGAATAATCCGATTCCCATCGGTACGACCGACAGTGTATTTGTGACCTACACTCCAACCCGCGAGGGGCGTCATACATCGACGATGTACATCAACACGAATGCGCTGAACAATCCGTCGGTGCCGATTCAGTTGATCGGTACGGGCATCCTGCCGCATATCGTAGTGACGCCGAGTGTGATCCGGTTCGATTCGACCTACGAAGGCGATACAGCCCGTCAGTCGCTGACGGTATATAACCCGGGTTCGGACACGCTGATCATCAAGCAGAA is part of the Bacteroidota bacterium genome and encodes:
- a CDS encoding threonylcarbamoyl-AMP synthase — translated: MNIIGTDVQKAAAILRSGGIVAIPTETVYGLAANAFDAAAVARIFEVKNRPTFDPLIVHIASADTLASVVRSVPDWAQVLSEHFWPGPLTVVLPKRQIIPDIVTAGLDTVGVRVPNHALTLELLEQLPFPLAAPSANPFGYISPTSAQHVADQLADTVDYILDGGECRVGVESTIVGELEGRSSVFRLGGVALEQLEPYLGTLDVRPGSDSLPVGPGMLASHYAPHKSVVIAAPPTNCDSRTGYLGFSATSPYLPPENQRILSEKADLREAARAVFAALRELDQLDVDVIYAELVPERGLGRAINDRLRRASADRVAESS
- a CDS encoding YihY/virulence factor BrkB family protein, which codes for MNAFSRTRFPEAVKYYALGLWNGLDEDHCFIFASGIAFNVLLCIIPLSLILFQVFSIIIQNDETAKQAVIQYIQKSLPIEQYGTVLQDWVQTQFSYFSNASLIPGIIAIVVLIWLASALFSSLRSAVNGIFHIKTRHNMALLKLKDIWMIFVVSFFLLVTVLINPLIGTLQKISDDLLPPIISGLVHNTVVTIIPIALMVVLFLYLYKTLPHQRIPWRVAALSTAITVVLVELMRYVFIFYLERISSLGAVYGTYAFIAVVALWAYYVALVFTIGALSGKLYYARIAAKH
- a CDS encoding choice-of-anchor D domain-containing protein, whose amino-acid sequence is MKSNFRVWKRGVMVLVITSVITALCGLSSNSLAQNAGRVNNYGLLTFSGGFTDVTSSGTPLYQYCGSYSYAFGSNVGSVSMPFAFNYDSVNYAAGSPLYLRWDATMGFQQTYNSNYGGGMTNGSMPNQIMMWSQAYNGFIGCYSPRSGVYYQTVGTAPNRVFIVEYANVAFYCYYGYNYGYYVSEEVKFYETSNYIDILYSQNGKYMYYAYKGNIGLTGRTSPSYVYKAAQSSSDFSGFQTWSTPTSNYRFSCPQVRFDRNMSTTPKVVTFSNTMVGDSLTQYVTVSHVGTEQNLTVSSATTVGSADFSVVSIPGPIAPGGSDVIALQFKPTITGNQTATLTIVSDGRDSGTQSIVLNGTGLAPLITVDTNILFKKTLTKMGQSQMRRLIIKNVGSGVMYWNSFTFTGIDADQYSIAQYPTNNPIAIGDMDSVFVAYTPTREGRHTSTMYINTNALNNPSVPIQLIGTGILPHIVVTPSVIRFDSTYEGDTARQSLTVYNPGSDTLIIKQNMLVSNDADFGINVLTGTDAIIPPDKSRTMTVTFVPKQMGARQGRYVLKTNIIPTFEQPSRDTAGTITVDFAGTGVPFGVLAQSIGGATHDTTIKGTQVCRMDTLSNNGDADIMLTGWNISGSNATDFTASGITFPYLLKARSSVVVNICGTPSDFGLRSAKLTVNGTSNKKAVAVNVTLNVYGLKVCASADPSGLFNGAYVLENTDSSECVTVTNCGELAAVYTVKLSNNADYSVTPSQSASIPAGGTTTFCVKFHPAAYGASNASLTVSTPNVNDIVVPITGIGACANVSAPQPAIASTGKDGHQPFSVTITNAGNYTWTPGTETITPNDGVFAITGFTPVTGNNGQVVVNGTFNPTEINKTYSAQVTFPQAAPACASALTINLSAQSTSASVPTVVEQAGFSLGQNYPNPFAASTSFRYTTPTEAPVSITISDLTGHLVSTIASGRVSAGEHLVSFDASELASGTYVISLKSGSISLARQIVVTK
- a CDS encoding choice-of-anchor D domain-containing protein encodes the protein MNTRYIYLPLVIGLLLLACLAPTVQTVHAQPSPNGYAARVNNYGLVSFTGGYTEISSTGTPLYQYCGSYSYSYGNNVGSISMPFAFNYDSVNYAAGSPLYVRWDNTVGFSQNYNANYDGTGIQTGSFPNQIMIWNQAYMAFQGCSYPYSGVYYQTVGTAPNRSLIVEYYNIAYYGYYGYYYGYTVSEEVKLYEANNNIELLYSSNNRYMYYCYKGSIGLCGNSSPTYVYNAAQTTTSYNFGTWYTPTNNIRFVCPLINYNRNMSATPKVVNFSNTMVGTLSTANITIKHVGTEQNLAIQSTTLAGSADFSILSAPTSLSPGQSGTLTVQFKPTIFGSQTATLTIVSNGRDSGTQSIVLNGTGLAPLIVVDTNILFKKTLTKMGQGSTKRLLISNTGTGAMIWNSFTFTGIDADQYSIAQYPTNNPIPIGTTDSVFVTYTPTREGRHTSTMYINTNALNNPSVPIQLIGTGILPHIVVTPSVIRFDSTYEGDTARQSLTVYNPGSDTLIIKQNMLVSNDADFSINVLTGTDAIIPPDKSRTMTVTFVPKQMGARQGRYVLKTNIIPTFEQPSRDTAGTITVDFAGTGVPFGVLAQSIGGATYDTTIKGTQVCRMDTLMNNGDADIMLTGWNISGSNAADFSASGITFPYLLKARSSVVVNICGTPSDFGLHSAKLTVNGTSNKKAVAVNVTLNVYGLKVCASADPSGLFTGEYVLENTDSSECVTVTNCGELAAVYTVKLSNNADYSVTPSQSASIPAGGATTFCVKFHPAAYGASNASLTVSTPNVNDIVVPITGIGACANVSAPQPAIAPTGKDGHQPFSVTITNAGNYTWTPGTETITPNDGVFLITGFTPVAGNNGQVVVNGTFNPTDLNKTYSAQVTFPQAAPACASALTINLSAQSTSASVPTVVEQAGFSLGQNYPNPFAASTSFSYTTPTEAPVSITICDLTGHLVSTIANGRVSAGEHLVSFDASELASGTYVISLKSGSISLARQIVVTK